The Streptomyces sp. NBC_00344 genome includes a window with the following:
- a CDS encoding lytic transglycosylase domain-containing protein yields MRYAGRIRRGLAGSAVAAAAMTALTASQAPGLAGHEHRASAEGRMRSPDGTTAQAEGPTDDSYHTEIPPLATPPAPHTPADTAGSGPVWAESGIPATVLAAYRHAEAELRRSDRDCHLPWEVLAAIGKVESGQARGGAVDAHGTTLSPILGPVLDGAGFARISDTDGGAYDGDTRYDRAVGPMQFIPSTWATWGTDGNGDGRKDPSNVFDAALAAGQYLCAGHRDLAARGGLDRAVLSYNHSDAYLRLVLSWLAFYRHGTHEVPDGEGVLPTSPGAGGPAAKPDDASRDSGHGDAGHGDGGIVIGPAPSRSPSASASPSASAGGTTPTPSGSASAGPSDSPTSDPSSQPSASSSPGPGTSSTPPECPAPSASASASPDPGPTGVPDDDCVPVPGESGTPSADSTAP; encoded by the coding sequence ATGAGATATGCGGGACGGATACGACGAGGCCTGGCAGGCAGCGCGGTGGCGGCCGCGGCGATGACAGCGCTCACCGCCTCCCAGGCGCCCGGGCTCGCCGGGCACGAGCACCGGGCTTCTGCCGAAGGGCGGATGCGGTCGCCGGACGGGACCACCGCGCAGGCCGAAGGACCCACCGACGACTCGTACCACACCGAGATCCCGCCCCTCGCCACCCCGCCCGCACCGCACACCCCCGCCGACACCGCCGGCAGCGGACCCGTCTGGGCGGAGTCGGGTATCCCTGCCACCGTGCTCGCCGCGTACCGGCACGCGGAGGCGGAGCTGCGGCGCAGCGACCGCGACTGCCACCTGCCGTGGGAAGTGCTCGCCGCGATCGGCAAGGTCGAATCGGGTCAGGCGCGCGGTGGCGCGGTCGACGCGCACGGCACGACTCTCTCGCCGATTCTCGGGCCGGTCCTCGACGGCGCGGGCTTCGCCCGCATCTCCGACACGGACGGCGGGGCGTACGACGGGGACACCAGGTACGACCGTGCGGTCGGCCCCATGCAGTTCATCCCGTCCACCTGGGCGACCTGGGGGACCGACGGCAACGGCGACGGCCGCAAGGACCCCAGCAACGTGTTCGACGCGGCGCTCGCTGCCGGACAGTACCTCTGTGCGGGCCACAGGGATCTAGCAGCCCGGGGCGGCCTGGACCGGGCGGTCCTGAGCTACAACCATTCCGATGCCTACCTGCGGCTGGTGCTCTCCTGGCTCGCCTTCTACCGGCACGGAACGCATGAAGTCCCGGACGGTGAGGGGGTGCTGCCCACCAGCCCGGGGGCAGGAGGCCCGGCAGCCAAGCCGGACGACGCGTCCCGCGACAGTGGGCACGGCGACGCCGGGCACGGCGATGGCGGCATCGTCATCGGCCCCGCCCCTTCCCGCAGTCCTTCGGCCAGTGCTTCCCCGAGCGCGTCCGCCGGCGGAACCACGCCCACCCCGTCCGGCAGCGCTTCGGCAGGACCGAGCGACTCCCCGACATCGGACCCCTCGTCGCAGCCGTCGGCCTCGTCATCGCCTGGACCCGGCACCAGCAGCACTCCGCCGGAGTGCCCGGCACCGTCCGCATCGGCTTCCGCTTCACCGGACCCGGGTCCGACCGGTGTCCCGGAC
- a CDS encoding MlaD family protein, with amino-acid sequence MLTRATRLKNIAFLLIGVVVLAYLGVRYADLGHLIGLRGYYVVRVQLPQTGGLFPHSDVTYRGVSVGRVGPIRLTADGVEAELHIDNSAPVIPADLTAVVANLSAVGEQYIDLRPTHDGSPYLEDGSRIDAADTTTPAPVTDVLTSVDDLASSVDPESLRTVVDEFGSALGGRGEDLQVLLDTSSDFIDSADKALPTDTRLITDSETVLRTQSDEGDAFTSFAHGAKGLAGQLTKSDTDLRELIATAPEAATQVSGLLRDLDPDLSVLIANLLTTSDVAVTRQRGTEELLVKLPAVAAAGSTAVTAKGARFGMAVTFFEPLPCTDGYGGTKYRNGLDTSDTAELNTAAHCASPPSSGKEVRGSANAPGGGQVPGAAAPGSLLLGSEAGGTLPGVLGQPALPADGPTDLSGLLGLGGRSE; translated from the coding sequence ATGCTGACCCGCGCCACCCGGCTGAAGAACATCGCCTTCCTGCTGATCGGTGTCGTCGTCCTCGCGTACCTCGGTGTCCGCTATGCCGATCTGGGCCATCTGATCGGTCTGCGGGGCTACTACGTCGTGCGTGTCCAACTGCCCCAGACAGGAGGACTGTTTCCTCACTCCGACGTCACCTACCGGGGAGTGTCGGTGGGCCGGGTGGGTCCGATCAGGCTGACCGCCGACGGAGTCGAGGCCGAACTGCACATCGACAACTCGGCTCCCGTCATCCCGGCCGACCTCACAGCCGTCGTGGCCAATCTCTCCGCGGTCGGGGAGCAGTACATAGATCTGCGCCCCACGCATGACGGCAGCCCCTATCTGGAGGACGGATCCCGGATCGACGCGGCCGACACCACCACTCCGGCACCCGTCACTGACGTCCTCACCAGCGTCGACGACCTCGCGTCATCGGTGGACCCGGAGTCTCTGCGCACCGTGGTCGACGAGTTCGGCTCGGCCCTCGGCGGCCGGGGCGAAGACCTGCAGGTGCTGCTGGACACCAGCAGTGACTTCATCGACTCCGCGGACAAGGCGCTGCCCACCGACACCCGGCTCATCACCGACAGCGAGACGGTGCTGCGCACCCAGTCGGACGAGGGCGACGCCTTCACGTCCTTCGCGCACGGAGCCAAGGGCCTGGCCGGACAGCTGACGAAATCCGACACCGATCTGCGCGAACTGATCGCCACGGCCCCCGAGGCGGCCACCCAGGTCAGCGGGTTGCTCAGGGACCTCGACCCGGACCTCAGCGTGCTGATCGCCAACCTCCTCACCACGTCCGACGTCGCGGTGACCCGACAACGGGGCACCGAGGAACTGCTGGTGAAGCTGCCCGCCGTGGCGGCTGCCGGATCCACCGCGGTCACCGCCAAGGGGGCCCGCTTCGGCATGGCGGTCACCTTCTTCGAACCGCTGCCCTGTACGGACGGTTACGGCGGTACCAAGTACCGCAACGGGCTCGACACCAGCGACACAGCGGAGCTCAACACCGCGGCCCACTGCGCATCACCGCCCAGCAGCGGAAAAGAGGTACGCGGCTCGGCCAACGCGCCGGGCGGGGGCCAAGTCCCCGGAGCGGCGGCACCGGGCTCGCTGCTGCTGGGAAGTGAGGCGGGCGGCACGCTCCCGGGAGTACTCGGCCAGCCGGCGCTGCCCGCGGACGGCCCCACCGACCTGAGCGGCCTGCTCGGACTGGGAGGCAGGAGTGAGTAA
- a CDS encoding MCE family protein: protein MRRAVPVSTRMTAVALAAGCSLLLSGCSAPSFSVEDIPLPGGADLGPHPYRITAEFNDVLSLVPQAAVKVNDVAVGRVTKISLSPDNWSARVTMRVNGKVRLPRNAYAHLEQSSLLGEKYIQLSAPAKETAAVGRLHDGQTIPITRTNRNPEVEEVFGALSLLLNGGGISQLKTISHELNQTLGGREPKIRSMLQRVNTLVTSLDNHRSDITAALDGVNRLSATLATRRTEVGKVLTGLSPGMKVLEKQRGSLLTMLKALDTLSGVAVDTVNRSKEDMVADLKALSPTLRALADSGQDLPDSLQVLLTYPFTDEVLRGVKGDYLNVYLDTTAAPGTQIIPAIDPAPAGALPPDSAPLPLPAITAPSALSTSGGH from the coding sequence ATGAGGCGCGCCGTCCCCGTGAGCACCCGCATGACGGCCGTCGCGCTTGCCGCCGGATGCTCTCTGCTGCTGAGCGGCTGCTCGGCACCCTCGTTCTCCGTCGAGGACATCCCGCTGCCCGGAGGCGCCGACCTCGGTCCGCACCCGTACCGGATCACCGCCGAATTCAACGACGTACTGAGCCTCGTCCCCCAGGCCGCCGTCAAGGTCAACGACGTCGCGGTCGGCAGGGTCACGAAGATCTCGCTCTCCCCGGACAACTGGTCGGCGAGGGTGACCATGCGCGTCAACGGCAAGGTGCGGCTGCCACGGAACGCGTACGCCCATCTCGAACAGTCCAGTCTGCTCGGCGAGAAGTACATCCAGCTCTCCGCACCCGCCAAGGAGACCGCCGCCGTCGGCCGGCTCCACGACGGACAGACCATCCCGATCACGCGGACCAACCGTAACCCCGAGGTCGAAGAGGTCTTCGGCGCGCTCTCACTGCTGCTCAACGGTGGCGGCATCAGCCAGCTCAAGACCATCAGCCATGAACTCAACCAGACGCTCGGTGGCCGCGAGCCCAAGATCCGCTCCATGCTGCAGCGCGTCAACACGCTGGTGACGAGCCTCGACAACCACAGGAGCGACATCACCGCCGCCCTGGACGGCGTCAACCGGCTCTCGGCCACACTCGCCACCCGCAGAACCGAGGTCGGGAAGGTACTCACCGGACTCAGCCCCGGCATGAAGGTGCTGGAAAAACAGCGGGGCTCGCTGCTCACCATGCTCAAGGCACTCGACACGCTGTCAGGTGTCGCGGTCGACACCGTCAACCGGAGCAAGGAGGACATGGTCGCCGACCTGAAGGCACTGTCTCCCACGCTCAGGGCCCTCGCCGACTCGGGGCAGGACCTGCCCGACTCCCTCCAGGTACTGCTCACCTACCCCTTCACGGACGAGGTGCTGCGCGGGGTGAAGGGCGACTACCTCAATGTCTACCTCGACACGACGGCGGCACCCGGCACGCAGATCATTCCGGCGATCGACCCGGCCCCGGCGGGCGCGCTGCCCCCGGACAGCGCGCCGCTGCCGCTGCCCGCGATCACCGCACCGTCCGCGCTGTCCACGAGCGGAGGCCACTGA
- a CDS encoding MCE family protein: MKKSQRIVAIGAGVAVVAAVTTSGVIALDNSDSTRITAYFDQATGVYPGSDLRILGVKVGEVDSVRPAGDVVRVTLLLDKGVKVPADARAVVVAPSVVSDRYVQLAPAYTGGPRLKDRTVLPAARNATPVEVDQLYASITRLSTALGPKGANSQGALSDLLRTGAANLGGNGKAIGDSIEQLGKASKTLDGSSKNLFSTLSSLETFTRMLKDNDGDVRSTETQLAAVTGFLDDDKKNLGAALKELGTALAQVKSFISKNRGSLKKSIHQLVPITQSLVDQRASLAEALDTAPLAAGNVLNAYDPVHRTLDGRANINELSSGVDLTMPSSAGSLNGLVPAQPSRLKALPTLPLPAAGQVYGSPPKSAKADRKQKESGR; this comes from the coding sequence ATGAAGAAGTCCCAGCGCATCGTCGCGATCGGAGCCGGCGTCGCCGTGGTCGCCGCGGTGACCACCTCCGGCGTCATCGCTCTCGACAACTCGGACAGCACCCGCATCACCGCCTACTTCGACCAGGCGACCGGCGTGTATCCGGGGTCCGATCTGCGCATACTCGGCGTGAAGGTGGGCGAGGTCGACTCCGTACGGCCGGCCGGCGACGTCGTCAGGGTGACCCTGCTGCTCGACAAGGGTGTGAAGGTGCCCGCGGACGCGCGCGCCGTCGTCGTCGCGCCGAGCGTGGTATCGGACCGTTACGTCCAGCTCGCACCGGCCTACACCGGCGGGCCGCGGCTGAAGGACCGGACGGTGCTGCCCGCCGCCCGCAACGCCACCCCCGTCGAGGTCGACCAGCTGTACGCCAGCATCACCCGGCTCTCCACCGCTCTGGGCCCCAAGGGCGCCAACTCCCAAGGTGCCCTGTCCGATCTGCTCAGGACCGGGGCAGCCAACCTCGGCGGAAACGGCAAGGCGATCGGCGACTCCATCGAGCAACTGGGCAAGGCGAGCAAGACCCTCGACGGCAGCAGCAAGAACCTGTTCTCCACGCTGTCCTCCCTCGAGACCTTCACCAGAATGCTCAAGGACAACGACGGGGACGTCCGCTCGACCGAGACGCAGCTGGCCGCGGTGACCGGGTTTCTCGACGACGACAAGAAGAACCTCGGAGCGGCGCTCAAGGAACTGGGCACCGCCCTCGCCCAGGTGAAGTCCTTCATCTCGAAGAACCGCGGCAGCCTGAAGAAGAGCATCCACCAACTCGTGCCGATCACACAGTCGCTGGTGGATCAGCGGGCCTCACTCGCCGAAGCGCTGGACACCGCTCCGCTCGCCGCGGGAAACGTGCTCAACGCCTACGACCCGGTGCACCGGACTCTCGACGGGCGGGCGAACATCAACGAACTCAGCTCGGGCGTCGACCTCACCATGCCGTCGAGCGCGGGCTCCCTGAACGGACTGGTCCCCGCGCAACCCTCCCGGCTGAAGGCGCTCCCCACGCTGCCGCTGCCCGCGGCCGGCCAGGTCTACGGCTCCCCGCCGAAGTCCGCGAAGGCGGACCGGAAGCAGAAGGAGTCCGGCCGATGA
- a CDS encoding MCE family protein, with amino-acid sequence MNHPRFRLPSVRPMRDRSPVAVSLVGLLIIALLAFGAYRADSLPFVGGGTAYTANFSESAGLKDGDEVRIAGVKVGKVTSVTLDGAKVKVEFKVKDAWVGDSSTAAIAIKTLLGEKYLALDPLGTTRQDPSRRIPLSRTTSPYDVTQAFNGLGETLGDIDTKQLAKSFATISATFKNSPPDVRTAATGLSALSRTVSERDTELAKLLKGSKQLTKTIADKKDSFQTLLRDGNLLLGEIQSRRDSIHLLLTGTRNLGTELGGLVADNNAQLKPTLTALNNVTAVLLQNRKSLDHALSLAGPYYRLVGNTLGNGRWLDTYVCGLVPRNYLPSGTLPKTGCVPPKATGGSR; translated from the coding sequence ATGAACCACCCCCGCTTCCGGCTGCCCTCCGTCAGACCCATGCGCGACCGCAGCCCGGTGGCCGTCAGTCTGGTGGGCCTGCTGATCATCGCGTTGCTCGCGTTCGGCGCCTATCGCGCGGACTCCCTGCCCTTCGTGGGCGGGGGCACGGCGTACACCGCGAATTTCAGCGAGTCAGCGGGGCTGAAGGACGGCGACGAAGTACGGATCGCCGGCGTCAAGGTCGGCAAGGTCACTTCGGTCACCCTCGACGGCGCCAAGGTGAAGGTGGAATTCAAGGTCAAGGACGCCTGGGTCGGCGACTCCAGTACCGCGGCCATCGCCATCAAGACCCTGCTCGGTGAGAAGTACCTCGCGCTCGACCCCCTCGGCACCACCCGGCAGGATCCGTCCCGTCGTATCCCGCTCAGCCGCACCACCTCTCCCTACGACGTGACGCAGGCCTTCAACGGGCTCGGCGAGACGCTCGGGGACATCGACACCAAGCAGCTCGCAAAGAGCTTCGCGACCATATCGGCGACGTTCAAGAACTCCCCGCCCGATGTGCGCACCGCGGCCACCGGACTGTCCGCACTGTCCAGAACGGTCTCCGAACGGGACACCGAACTGGCGAAACTGCTCAAGGGCAGCAAGCAGCTGACCAAGACCATCGCGGACAAGAAGGACAGCTTCCAGACACTCCTGCGGGACGGCAACCTGCTGCTCGGGGAGATACAGAGCCGCCGGGACTCCATCCACCTGCTGCTGACGGGCACCAGGAATCTGGGCACCGAACTCGGCGGCCTGGTCGCCGACAACAACGCACAACTGAAGCCGACTCTGACCGCGCTCAACAACGTCACCGCGGTCCTGCTGCAGAACCGCAAGAGCCTCGACCACGCGCTGTCGCTGGCCGGACCCTACTACCGGCTCGTGGGCAACACCCTGGGCAACGGCCGCTGGCTCGACACCTACGTATGCGGGCTCGTCCCCAGGAACTATCTGCCCTCAGGCACGCTCCCGAAGACCGGATGCGTGCCGCCCAAGGCCACAGGTGGCAGCCGATGA
- a CDS encoding MCE family protein, translating to MKRRSITGPLVKSLVFIVVTSLATTVLALSIANTGVGDTVSYRARFTDVTGLTDGDSVRIAGVKVGQVDSVRVAGRRTAEVSFSVEKGRSLPASVNASIKYLNMVGQRYVDLDQGSGPVGRTFRPGSTIPLSRTTPALDLTQLFNGFQPLFQGLDPTEVNQLAGSIVQVLQGEGGTVDSLLEHVGSLTTTVAGKDRVIGQVIKNLNTVLTTVNSREAGFNDLVVTLQQLVSGFSKDRKPLGEAITALGGLTTVTAGLFQDGRQPLKQDIAQLGKVSANLGDNKPELENFLLRTPVKMQAITRIASYGSWLNLYLCEARVSGVTTSDGSKPPTGLPIADARCHG from the coding sequence GTGAAGCGCCGCAGTATCACAGGACCGCTCGTGAAGTCCCTTGTCTTCATCGTGGTGACCTCACTGGCCACCACCGTTCTCGCTCTCAGCATCGCCAACACCGGCGTCGGTGACACCGTTTCGTACCGGGCCCGCTTCACCGACGTCACCGGACTCACGGACGGGGACAGCGTGCGGATCGCGGGGGTGAAGGTCGGTCAGGTCGACTCCGTCAGGGTCGCCGGCCGGCGCACCGCCGAAGTGAGCTTCTCGGTCGAGAAGGGCCGCAGTCTGCCGGCCTCGGTGAACGCCTCCATCAAATACCTCAACATGGTGGGCCAGCGCTATGTGGACCTGGACCAGGGGAGCGGGCCCGTCGGACGCACTTTCCGCCCGGGCTCGACCATCCCGCTCTCCAGGACCACCCCGGCGCTCGATCTCACACAGCTGTTCAACGGTTTCCAGCCGCTCTTCCAGGGGCTGGATCCGACCGAGGTGAATCAGCTCGCCGGATCCATCGTCCAGGTACTCCAGGGCGAGGGCGGCACCGTCGACAGCCTGCTGGAGCACGTCGGGTCACTGACCACCACAGTCGCGGGCAAGGACAGGGTCATCGGCCAGGTGATCAAGAACCTCAACACGGTTCTCACGACGGTCAACAGCCGTGAGGCGGGCTTCAACGACCTGGTCGTCACCCTCCAGCAACTGGTGTCGGGGTTCTCCAAGGACCGTAAACCGCTGGGTGAGGCGATCACCGCACTCGGCGGACTCACCACCGTCACCGCAGGACTGTTCCAGGACGGCAGACAGCCGCTGAAGCAGGACATCGCCCAACTCGGCAAGGTGTCGGCGAACTTGGGCGACAACAAGCCGGAGCTGGAGAACTTCCTGCTGAGGACACCCGTCAAGATGCAGGCCATCACCCGCATCGCCAGCTACGGATCGTGGCTCAACCTCTACCTCTGCGAGGCCAGGGTGTCCGGCGTGACCACATCGGACGGCAGCAAGCCGCCCACCGGCCTGCCGATCGCCGATGCGAGGTGCCACGGATGA
- a CDS encoding MCE family protein yields the protein MSARTVRRRCAGVVFVLVPALLAWLAVAVYQKDFTDSSAITVEADSVGNEMHPHAEVTLRGVVVGEVRSISSDGTGARLTLAIEPDKLRAVPSGVTAQMLPTTLFGERFVALVPPAGASARTLKPGDTIPQDRSHNAIELEQVLDHVLPLLTAVKPEKLSATLTSVAQALNGRGAELGETFAALDAHLKKLNPELPALNRDIAELVKVSTVYGDAAPDILTALTDLTTTGSTITDEQTRLAGLYGTTTRTAQDITAFLRQNKDNIIRLSASGRPTLELLAEYAPSFPCTLRTLAGFVPVMDKALGKGTDEPGLHVSVTTVPSLGKYVPGKDTPAYSASGGPHCYSVPYLGRAAPTAVTTTARDDSLGLPNSPQENSLVNELLAPAMKAQPQSLPDWSSLLAGPLFRGAEVKLK from the coding sequence ATGAGCGCCCGTACGGTACGCCGCCGGTGCGCCGGCGTCGTCTTCGTCCTCGTCCCCGCCCTGCTGGCGTGGCTCGCCGTCGCGGTCTACCAGAAGGACTTCACCGACTCGTCCGCCATCACCGTGGAGGCGGACAGTGTCGGCAACGAGATGCACCCGCATGCCGAGGTCACACTGCGCGGTGTCGTGGTCGGCGAGGTCAGGTCCATCAGTTCGGACGGCACCGGTGCCCGGCTGACACTCGCCATCGAGCCGGACAAGCTCCGGGCGGTGCCGTCCGGCGTCACGGCCCAGATGCTGCCGACCACCTTGTTCGGCGAACGGTTCGTGGCCCTCGTCCCCCCGGCCGGCGCTTCCGCTCGGACGCTGAAGCCGGGCGACACCATCCCGCAGGACCGGTCGCACAACGCCATCGAGCTGGAACAGGTCCTCGACCATGTCCTCCCGCTGCTCACCGCCGTGAAGCCGGAGAAACTCTCCGCCACTCTCACCAGCGTCGCCCAGGCACTGAACGGACGGGGCGCCGAGCTCGGCGAAACGTTCGCCGCCCTCGACGCGCATCTGAAGAAGCTCAACCCCGAACTCCCCGCACTCAACCGCGACATCGCCGAGCTGGTGAAGGTGAGCACGGTGTACGGCGACGCCGCCCCCGACATCCTCACCGCGCTGACCGACCTCACCACGACCGGCTCCACCATCACCGATGAGCAGACCCGGCTCGCCGGTCTCTACGGCACGACCACCCGGACCGCACAGGACATCACGGCCTTCCTGCGGCAGAACAAGGACAACATCATCCGGCTCTCCGCGTCCGGCCGTCCCACCCTGGAACTCCTCGCCGAATACGCACCCTCCTTCCCCTGCACACTGCGCACGCTCGCGGGCTTCGTCCCCGTCATGGACAAGGCACTCGGCAAGGGCACCGACGAGCCGGGCCTGCATGTCAGCGTCACGACCGTCCCCTCGCTGGGCAAGTACGTACCCGGCAAGGACACACCGGCGTACAGCGCGAGCGGCGGACCGCACTGCTACTCCGTGCCGTACCTCGGCAGGGCCGCGCCCACGGCCGTCACGACCACGGCGCGGGACGACAGTCTCGGGCTGCCCAACTCGCCGCAGGAAAACTCACTCGTGAACGAACTGCTGGCACCGGCCATGAAGGCACAGCCGCAGTCGCTGCCCGACTGGAGCAGCCTGCTGGCCGGCCCGCTCTTCCGCGGTGCGGAGGTGAAGCTCAAGTGA
- a CDS encoding MlaE family ABC transporter permease, giving the protein MSMLGWLDRSGDQLTFYVKALLWIPRTLARYRREVQRLLAEVVFGSGGLGVVGGTIGVMIAMTLFTGTVVGLQGYAALNQIGTAAFTGFISAYFNTREIAPLVAGLALSATVGAGFTAQLGAMRINEEVDALDAMGVRSMPYLVTTRIIAGVVAIIPLYAMGLLSSYVSSRLVTVFFNGQSAGTYDHYFDLFLSPDDVVLSVLKALIFSVMVILAHCYYGFRAEGGPAGVGVAVGRSVRSAIVLISLTDFFLSLAIWGATTTVKVAG; this is encoded by the coding sequence ATGTCGATGCTCGGCTGGCTGGACCGTTCCGGCGACCAGCTCACCTTCTACGTGAAGGCGCTGCTCTGGATTCCGCGCACGCTGGCCCGCTACCGCAGGGAGGTGCAGCGCCTGCTCGCCGAGGTCGTCTTCGGCAGCGGGGGCCTGGGTGTCGTCGGCGGCACCATCGGCGTGATGATCGCGATGACCCTCTTCACCGGCACGGTCGTCGGCCTTCAGGGTTACGCCGCGCTGAACCAGATCGGCACCGCTGCCTTCACCGGCTTCATCTCCGCGTACTTCAACACGCGCGAGATCGCGCCACTGGTTGCCGGACTGGCGCTCTCGGCGACCGTCGGCGCCGGATTCACCGCCCAACTGGGTGCGATGCGCATCAACGAGGAGGTCGACGCGCTCGACGCCATGGGCGTGCGCTCCATGCCGTATCTCGTCACCACCCGGATCATCGCCGGAGTGGTCGCGATCATCCCGCTCTACGCCATGGGCCTGCTCAGCTCCTACGTCTCCTCACGCCTGGTCACGGTGTTCTTCAACGGACAGTCCGCCGGTACCTACGACCACTACTTCGATCTCTTCCTCTCCCCGGACGACGTCGTCCTCTCGGTGCTCAAGGCGCTCATCTTCAGCGTGATGGTGATCCTTGCCCACTGCTACTACGGCTTCCGCGCCGAGGGCGGACCGGCCGGCGTGGGGGTGGCCGTGGGACGGTCCGTGCGCAGTGCCATCGTGCTGATCAGCCTCACCGACTTCTTCCTGTCCCTCGCCATCTGGGGAGCGACCACGACGGTGAAGGTGGCCGGATGA